A part of Myxococcales bacterium genomic DNA contains:
- a CDS encoding VIT1/CCC1 transporter family protein, with protein sequence MPAERAPVPRADDARHHHDVVDRHGQASWLEPVVLGGQDGLVNVLGVLLGVAAATSQVRIVLAAGLAAAVAESVSMAAVAYTSKAAANDQYESERAREHRHIDAVPDLERDEVRSIFVRKGFSGELLERIVATVTSDRETWVALMLSEEHKLAPITRRENLRTSAIVGAAALIGSILPLLPFVVLGVGAGIAASLALSAVTLFAFGVYKARITVGAPLRSGVELAVIGLVSALAGYAIGWLFQAPTLG encoded by the coding sequence ATGCCCGCCGAACGAGCCCCGGTGCCTCGCGCAGACGATGCCCGCCATCACCACGACGTGGTGGACCGGCACGGGCAGGCTTCGTGGCTCGAACCCGTCGTGCTCGGCGGCCAGGACGGCCTCGTCAACGTGCTCGGCGTTCTCCTTGGCGTGGCGGCGGCGACGTCCCAGGTGCGCATCGTGCTCGCGGCGGGGCTCGCCGCGGCCGTCGCTGAGTCCGTGTCGATGGCGGCCGTGGCCTACACCTCCAAGGCAGCAGCCAACGATCAATACGAGAGCGAGCGCGCGCGCGAGCATCGCCACATCGACGCGGTGCCCGACCTCGAACGCGATGAGGTGCGGTCGATCTTCGTTCGCAAGGGGTTCTCCGGGGAGCTGCTCGAGCGCATTGTCGCGACGGTGACGAGCGATCGCGAGACCTGGGTTGCGCTGATGCTCTCGGAAGAGCACAAGCTCGCGCCGATCACCCGGCGCGAGAACCTTCGCACGTCGGCCATCGTCGGCGCGGCTGCGCTCATCGGCTCGATCCTGCCGCTCTTGCCCTTCGTGGTCTTGGGCGTCGGCGCTGGCATCGCGGCGTCCTTGGCCTTGTCGGCGGTCACGCTCTTCGCTTTCGGCGTCTACAAGGCGCGCATCACCGTCGGCGCTCCGCTTCGCAGCGGCGTCGAGCTCGCAGTGATCGGTCTGGTGAGTGCGCTGGCCGGCTACGCCATTGGCTGGCTGTTTCAAGCGCCCACGCTCGGATGA
- the sfsA gene encoding DNA/RNA nuclease SfsA, which produces MANEVHLFPELLEGELVARYARFLADVRLKNRRVVRAHCVNSGRMEGLVRPGARVWLSRAASKTRKLRYTWELIEEPNATNSAERLLVGANTALPNRLVGALLAERRIAGFEDVTSIRPEQPYGRGHRIDFLLERGPRALPHYVEVKNCHLVYPDGGAYFPDSTSERATRHVHALTRLAKRGVLATVIFTVQRSDGRFVRPSQHHDPAFARALRQATRSGVTVRALSFDVSLRGLTYLGELPVDVERYDTRTLLPWALALKSTSGWKSRVPR; this is translated from the coding sequence ATGGCGAACGAGGTTCATCTGTTTCCGGAGCTCCTTGAGGGGGAGCTGGTGGCCCGCTACGCGCGGTTCCTCGCCGACGTGCGCCTCAAGAACCGGCGCGTGGTTCGCGCGCACTGCGTCAACTCGGGCCGCATGGAGGGGCTCGTGCGACCGGGCGCACGCGTTTGGCTGAGCCGGGCCGCGTCGAAGACCCGGAAGCTGCGCTACACGTGGGAGCTCATCGAGGAGCCGAACGCCACCAACAGCGCCGAGCGTTTGCTCGTCGGAGCCAACACGGCGCTGCCGAATCGGCTCGTCGGCGCGCTGCTCGCGGAGCGACGCATCGCGGGCTTCGAAGATGTCACCAGCATCCGACCCGAGCAACCCTACGGCCGCGGGCACCGCATCGACTTTCTGCTCGAGCGGGGTCCCAGAGCCCTGCCGCACTACGTCGAGGTCAAGAACTGCCACCTCGTTTACCCCGACGGCGGCGCCTACTTCCCCGACTCGACGAGCGAGCGTGCCACGCGACACGTCCACGCGCTCACGCGGCTCGCGAAGCGCGGCGTCCTGGCGACGGTCATCTTCACGGTGCAGCGAAGCGACGGCCGCTTCGTGCGCCCAAGCCAACACCACGACCCTGCGTTCGCTCGAGCGCTCCGCCAAGCGACACGGTCCGGCGTCACGGTGCGGGCGCTCTCCTTCGACGTCTCGCTCCGCGGGCTCACGTACTTGGGCGAACTCCCCGTCGACGTTGAGCGCTACGACACGCGGACGCTGCTGCCTTGGGCGCTCGCCCTCAAGAGCACGTCCGGATGGAAGTCACGTGTGCCTCGGTAG
- a CDS encoding DUF367 domain-containing protein, giving the protein MARGEEASRTVSTRAWPPTVVVVHPRERRSKCSVRALRDRDGFAFCNFPHMPYALGGYVRLGLGGPLLSDADGASGLLVLDGTWRHVRPMEKIFADAPVRSLPPLVSAYPRTSKQFGDPEGGLATIEAIYAAYRILGRDTAGLLDHYRWADAFVAGLREFS; this is encoded by the coding sequence ATGGCGCGAGGAGAGGAAGCCAGCCGGACCGTGTCGACGCGCGCGTGGCCCCCGACCGTCGTCGTCGTCCATCCGCGCGAGCGACGGAGCAAGTGCAGCGTCCGCGCTCTTCGCGATCGCGACGGGTTTGCATTCTGCAACTTTCCTCACATGCCCTACGCCCTCGGCGGCTACGTGAGGCTCGGCCTCGGCGGGCCGCTCCTCAGCGATGCCGACGGCGCGAGCGGCCTGCTCGTGCTCGACGGCACTTGGCGGCACGTGCGGCCCATGGAGAAGATCTTCGCGGATGCCCCCGTCCGAAGCTTGCCGCCGCTCGTGAGCGCGTACCCGCGCACGAGCAAGCAGTTCGGCGATCCCGAGGGCGGGCTCGCGACCATCGAGGCGATCTACGCGGCGTACCGCATCCTCGGCCGCGACACGGCGGGGCTGCTCGATCACTACCGCTGGGCCGACGCCTTCGTCGCGGGCCTACGCGAGTTCTCTTAG
- a CDS encoding PrsW family intramembrane metalloprotease, which translates to MFGPLLWLAPSLVPAIVFALLVYRSDRDREPRWLVALTFALGALFAFGALTLERKAAALTGLALETRIAGERDALVFTFAVAAPLREAAKVAATWAAFRSRHFDEAYDGLVYPAAAALGFAAIESALMLRATPTAIGTLRAALALPAHVFFAVSWGYALGRARIDRTRRSVFPAAWLAATLMHGLYLHFVYGRGPGALLGAAPLLAAMALITWLGARDLRARDDKASSRRSRLSRLSVELPRPPSFKAVRAALTHADQPVLFRWIGFGALTTLGSMLLGLAVAVAVGHYAHVDFAAVDERDLRTTAPVALLGLGLLLSFPVSGYLVARASGAASLLEPALAAGIALLVVVAALGALAPTALVFAVAFAPIAFPSLV; encoded by the coding sequence GTGTTTGGGCCTCTCCTGTGGCTCGCACCTTCGCTGGTGCCGGCGATCGTTTTCGCGCTGCTGGTCTACCGCAGCGATCGCGATCGCGAGCCGCGGTGGCTGGTCGCGCTGACCTTTGCGCTGGGGGCGCTCTTCGCGTTCGGCGCGCTCACGCTGGAACGGAAGGCCGCGGCCCTGACGGGGCTCGCCCTCGAGACGCGGATCGCTGGGGAACGCGACGCGCTGGTCTTCACCTTCGCGGTGGCCGCGCCCCTCCGTGAGGCCGCGAAGGTCGCCGCCACGTGGGCCGCATTCCGCTCGCGCCACTTCGACGAAGCCTACGACGGCCTCGTCTACCCAGCCGCCGCGGCCCTGGGCTTCGCGGCCATCGAGAGCGCTCTCATGCTTCGCGCCACGCCCACCGCCATCGGCACGTTGAGGGCGGCGCTGGCGCTGCCGGCTCACGTGTTCTTCGCCGTTTCTTGGGGCTACGCCCTGGGGCGTGCCCGCATTGATCGCACGCGACGCTCCGTGTTTCCCGCGGCGTGGCTCGCCGCAACCCTCATGCACGGCCTCTACCTTCACTTCGTTTACGGGCGGGGTCCGGGCGCGCTCTTGGGCGCCGCCCCGCTCTTGGCCGCCATGGCGCTCATCACGTGGCTCGGTGCGCGCGACCTCCGGGCCCGCGACGACAAGGCCTCGAGCCGTCGCTCGCGCCTGTCGCGACTCTCGGTCGAATTGCCGCGCCCGCCGAGCTTCAAGGCCGTGCGGGCCGCGCTCACGCACGCCGACCAGCCGGTCCTCTTTCGTTGGATCGGCTTCGGCGCGCTCACGACGCTCGGGAGCATGCTCCTCGGGCTCGCCGTGGCCGTTGCCGTTGGGCACTACGCGCACGTGGATTTCGCGGCGGTTGACGAGCGCGACCTACGGACCACGGCGCCTGTCGCGCTCCTCGGTTTGGGACTTCTCCTGTCGTTTCCCGTGAGCGGCTACCTGGTCGCCCGAGCTTCGGGCGCCGCGTCGCTCCTTGAGCCGGCGCTCGCCGCGGGAATCGCGCTGCTGGTGGTCGTCGCCGCCCTCGGGGCGCTCGCGCCCACGGCCCTCGTTTTCGCCGTCGCCTTCGCGCCGATCGCGTTTCCCTCGCTTGTCTAG
- the rpsT gene encoding 30S ribosomal protein S20, translating into MANHPSAEKRNRQRVKRTIRNRAVKSTVRTLVKSVRAEVSGKNKEGATAALKKAIKALDKAGTKGAVHRKTVSRTIGRLSAGVAKLVKG; encoded by the coding sequence GTGGCCAATCATCCGTCCGCCGAAAAACGTAATCGCCAGCGCGTCAAGCGCACCATTCGTAACCGCGCTGTCAAGAGCACCGTCCGTACGCTCGTGAAGAGCGTGCGCGCCGAGGTGAGCGGTAAGAACAAGGAAGGCGCGACAGCGGCCCTCAAGAAGGCCATCAAGGCCCTCGACAAGGCCGGCACGAAGGGCGCGGTCCACAGGAAGACCGTGTCACGCACCATCGGGCGCCTGAGCGCCGGTGTGGCCAAGCTCGTCAAGGGCTGA
- a CDS encoding serine/threonine protein kinase — MIGEGGSGVVYECVREGSSGEPHVAIKVLNDALSAEPDVVARFEREAAVAKRIESAHVVRVHEFGRDGDRPYLVMELVRGRDLGALLAGPRLPVERAVRLVRQVLVGLEAVHATGAVYRDLKPENVLVEAGPGGECAKLVDFGMSKEASSLAFTEPGIVLGTPAYVAPEQARGADVDARADVYSAGVVLFECLTGRTPHVAPNAQAMLVAVATTKAPDVRAFAPRLPRALAGIVNRALAAPAERYPSARAMELALARLEPFTDASRPWRWLYGAVALIVGALATAWWLTR; from the coding sequence TTGATTGGCGAGGGCGGCAGCGGGGTTGTGTACGAATGCGTTCGTGAGGGCTCCTCAGGTGAGCCCCACGTCGCCATCAAGGTCCTGAACGACGCGCTCTCGGCCGAGCCGGACGTCGTGGCGCGCTTCGAGCGCGAGGCTGCGGTCGCCAAGCGCATTGAAAGCGCCCACGTTGTCCGTGTCCATGAGTTCGGACGCGACGGCGACCGACCGTACCTCGTGATGGAGCTGGTGCGGGGCCGCGATCTCGGGGCGTTGCTCGCGGGCCCGCGTCTGCCCGTCGAGCGGGCGGTGCGACTCGTGCGGCAGGTGCTCGTGGGGCTCGAGGCGGTGCATGCGACGGGGGCCGTGTATCGGGATCTCAAGCCCGAAAACGTCTTGGTCGAAGCGGGGCCGGGCGGCGAATGCGCGAAGCTCGTCGACTTTGGCATGTCGAAGGAAGCGTCGTCGCTCGCGTTCACCGAGCCGGGCATCGTGCTCGGCACGCCCGCCTACGTTGCGCCCGAGCAAGCGCGTGGCGCCGACGTTGACGCGCGGGCGGACGTCTACTCGGCCGGCGTGGTGCTCTTCGAGTGCTTGACGGGCCGAACGCCGCACGTTGCCCCGAATGCGCAAGCCATGCTGGTCGCGGTGGCCACGACCAAGGCGCCCGACGTACGGGCGTTCGCCCCGCGCCTGCCGCGCGCCCTCGCCGGCATTGTGAACCGGGCTTTGGCGGCCCCCGCGGAGCGCTACCCGTCGGCGCGCGCCATGGAGCTCGCGCTGGCACGGCTCGAGCCGTTCACCGACGCGTCCCGTCCATGGCGGTGGCTCTATGGCGCCGTCGCGCTGATCGTAGGGGCGCTCGCGACCGCGTGGTGGCTCACGCGATAG
- a CDS encoding acyl-CoA dehydrogenase family protein: MRIEDTHPTLAAARRLDTTVRAHAAETNSARCLAAPLVDAFVEAGFYRMLIPKAVGGEEVPPQVFVSVLEALGKADGSAAWCVMVGATTGLVAALLPEDAAREVFPKDVVPSGVFAPIGTASVEPGGLRVSGRWPFASGSERATVRLAGVVVKEEGQAPRVSHVLVAPKDMHVVDTWRTAGLRGTGSHDMVAESVFVPDARTLSLFGAKPRHGGPLYAFPFFGLLSLGIAAVAMGVASAALDAFAELAAKKTPGGSKRALNQRETVHLRFAEATAALGAARAFVAVAVADAEAEARAEGAVSVPKRATLRLAAANAVRASAAAVDLVYGAAGGSSIYADHPLQRQFQDVHVATQHMMVAEPVWTLAGRVMLGVESDTSQL, encoded by the coding sequence ATGCGAATCGAAGACACGCACCCAACGCTCGCTGCCGCGCGGCGACTCGACACGACCGTTCGAGCCCACGCGGCCGAGACCAACTCCGCGCGATGTTTGGCGGCGCCGCTCGTCGATGCGTTCGTTGAGGCAGGCTTCTATCGCATGCTGATCCCGAAGGCTGTCGGCGGCGAAGAGGTGCCCCCGCAGGTCTTCGTGTCGGTGCTTGAAGCCCTGGGCAAAGCCGATGGGTCGGCCGCATGGTGCGTCATGGTCGGTGCCACCACGGGGCTTGTTGCGGCGCTCCTTCCGGAAGATGCCGCGCGCGAAGTCTTTCCGAAAGACGTCGTGCCGTCCGGCGTGTTCGCACCCATCGGAACGGCGAGTGTGGAGCCGGGAGGCTTGCGCGTATCGGGTCGGTGGCCCTTTGCCAGTGGTTCGGAGCGCGCCACCGTTCGCCTTGCGGGTGTCGTCGTGAAGGAAGAAGGGCAAGCGCCGCGGGTCAGCCACGTGCTCGTCGCCCCGAAGGACATGCACGTTGTCGACACGTGGCGCACGGCGGGCCTGCGTGGCACCGGCAGCCATGACATGGTCGCCGAGTCGGTCTTCGTGCCGGACGCTCGAACGCTCTCGCTGTTCGGCGCGAAGCCGCGCCACGGTGGGCCGCTCTATGCGTTTCCCTTTTTTGGCCTCCTCTCCCTTGGCATCGCGGCCGTCGCCATGGGGGTGGCGAGTGCCGCGCTCGACGCCTTCGCCGAGTTGGCGGCGAAGAAGACGCCTGGCGGGAGCAAGCGCGCCCTCAACCAACGGGAAACGGTGCACCTGCGTTTCGCAGAAGCGACCGCGGCGTTAGGCGCCGCGCGCGCGTTCGTTGCTGTTGCGGTGGCCGACGCAGAGGCGGAGGCACGCGCAGAAGGCGCGGTCTCCGTGCCGAAGCGCGCCACGCTACGGCTCGCGGCGGCCAACGCCGTGCGCGCCTCGGCAGCGGCTGTGGATCTCGTCTACGGCGCCGCCGGCGGGAGCTCCATCTACGCAGACCACCCGCTCCAGCGTCAGTTCCAGGACGTCCACGTGGCGACGCAGCACATGATGGTCGCCGAGCCCGTCTGGACGCTCGCCGGGCGCGTCATGCTTGGCGTCGAATCGGACACCTCGCAGCTATGA
- a CDS encoding SDR family NAD(P)-dependent oxidoreductase produces the protein MSLPLEGAIAVVTGASRGVGKGIALGLGEAGATVVVTGRTSEGGGALPGTLTETADAVTARGGRGVACRCDHAKDDEVAALFAWVRERFGRLDVLVNNAFAVPAPPLARSFWELPLSTWDTMHQVGLRSHYVASVYGVPLMLATTALPHRSRLIVNVSSFGGLHYAINTAYGVGKAGVDRFSRDAAKELRPHGVAVVSLYPGIVKTERVLADVDGVGFDLSNSESPVFSGRAVAALAADERVLGRSGKVLVVAELASEYGFTDEGGHLPTSLRRP, from the coding sequence ATGAGCCTTCCCCTCGAAGGCGCCATCGCCGTCGTCACGGGCGCGTCGCGCGGCGTCGGCAAAGGGATCGCGCTCGGTCTCGGCGAGGCGGGCGCGACGGTGGTGGTTACCGGTCGTACGAGCGAGGGCGGCGGCGCGCTTCCGGGCACGCTCACCGAGACAGCCGATGCTGTCACGGCCCGCGGCGGGCGCGGCGTAGCGTGCCGATGTGACCACGCAAAGGACGACGAGGTCGCCGCGCTCTTCGCGTGGGTTCGGGAGAGGTTCGGCCGTCTTGATGTGCTGGTGAACAACGCGTTTGCGGTGCCGGCGCCGCCGCTGGCGCGCTCCTTCTGGGAACTGCCGCTATCGACGTGGGACACGATGCATCAGGTTGGGCTCCGCTCGCATTACGTCGCCAGCGTGTATGGCGTTCCGCTGATGCTCGCAACCACGGCGCTGCCGCATCGTTCGAGGCTCATCGTCAACGTCTCGAGCTTTGGCGGACTCCACTACGCCATCAACACGGCCTACGGCGTTGGTAAAGCTGGCGTCGATCGCTTCTCGCGCGACGCCGCGAAGGAGCTTCGTCCTCATGGCGTCGCGGTCGTGTCGCTTTACCCGGGGATCGTCAAGACCGAGCGGGTGCTCGCGGACGTAGACGGCGTTGGATTCGACCTTTCGAACAGTGAGTCGCCCGTCTTTTCGGGGCGCGCCGTGGCGGCCTTGGCGGCCGACGAACGCGTCCTTGGCAGGAGCGGCAAGGTCCTCGTGGTCGCCGAGCTCGCGTCCGAATACGGCTTCACCGACGAAGGTGGGCACCTGCCCACGAGCCTGAGGCGCCCATGA
- a CDS encoding ureidoglycolate lyase: protein MVEPLTHQAFAPFGDVVAADREDRVAAAANLGTAERRDYLVDLVNARPQAKLNVACFRCRPFAQPLRLSVLEKHPASTQLFVPMTPGAFLVVVAEGDDEPRLETARAFLVEGGRGVAYAPGTWHHPMIALGGAIDFSCFVWEDGSPLDCVTTTLAEALTVEFPGARSD from the coding sequence ATGGTCGAACCCCTGACCCACCAAGCGTTTGCCCCGTTTGGCGATGTCGTTGCTGCGGATCGTGAGGACCGCGTCGCCGCGGCGGCCAACCTGGGAACCGCCGAGCGACGTGACTACCTCGTCGACCTCGTCAACGCGCGGCCGCAAGCGAAGCTCAACGTCGCGTGTTTTCGCTGCCGCCCCTTCGCCCAGCCGCTCCGCCTTTCCGTGCTCGAGAAACATCCCGCTTCGACGCAGCTCTTCGTGCCCATGACGCCGGGCGCGTTCCTCGTCGTTGTGGCCGAAGGCGACGACGAGCCGCGCCTCGAGACGGCGCGAGCCTTCTTGGTGGAGGGGGGGCGCGGCGTCGCGTACGCACCGGGCACGTGGCATCACCCGATGATCGCGCTAGGTGGTGCCATCGACTTTTCGTGCTTTGTCTGGGAGGACGGCTCGCCGCTCGATTGCGTGACCACGACGCTCGCGGAGGCGCTGACGGTGGAGTTCCCGGGGGCGAGGTCCGACTAG
- a CDS encoding MarR family transcriptional regulator: MLPPLRLTFKRATLLAGHWARQLALVAKLTPARADLMLLLRDHPMLQSGIIREMCVSAPVVSRMLKALEGLGLVQRRPHPSDRRYRIVELTRLGHEALAPLLEDLLPEGDEAGTVQDAAESITLTYLKGPLTQLAIQTDIPCDRNLRETLPTFFELVRRNPLFTFLAGSVPPAPDLSPPPTLAPDPPDLWNGREVAA; the protein is encoded by the coding sequence ATGCTCCCGCCCCTACGACTTACGTTCAAGCGCGCGACCCTCTTGGCGGGCCACTGGGCTCGGCAGCTCGCCTTGGTCGCGAAGCTGACTCCCGCCCGCGCCGATCTCATGCTCCTGCTTCGCGATCATCCGATGCTTCAGTCTGGCATCATTCGCGAGATGTGCGTCAGCGCTCCCGTGGTCAGTCGAATGCTGAAGGCTCTCGAAGGTCTTGGCTTGGTGCAACGGCGCCCGCACCCATCGGATCGTCGCTACCGCATCGTCGAGCTGACGCGCCTCGGGCACGAAGCGCTCGCCCCCCTGTTAGAAGACCTGCTTCCCGAAGGCGACGAGGCGGGAACCGTGCAGGACGCGGCGGAGTCGATCACCCTCACGTACCTTAAGGGTCCGCTGACGCAGCTCGCGATCCAGACCGACATCCCGTGTGACCGAAACCTTCGCGAGACGCTGCCGACGTTCTTTGAACTTGTCCGCCGGAACCCCCTCTTCACATTCCTCGCGGGAAGCGTCCCTCCGGCGCCCGATCTGTCGCCCCCACCGACGCTAGCTCCCGATCCACCGGATCTGTGGAACGGTCGCGAGGTCGCCGCGTAG